The region CGAAGTCGCGGGCGAGATCGTCTTCACTCGCGACGGAGAAGGCCGCGGCCCCCAGCGCTCGTGCGTGGTAGTCGGAGTTGGCCTCGACGACGGCGATCACGACACGGCCGAACGACCAGGGCTCGACGGTCGCCTCCTGCATGCTTTCGGGGACTGACGATTCGCCGATCTCTTCGCTGGCGCAGAAGGGACACTCAAGCTCCCCCGTGGGGATGTCCCGCCAGCAGGTCGCACAGGTACTGGTGTCGTCCCCGTCGTGGGCCGGGTAGTTCCCAGGTGTCCGCTCCTCCTCGCGACGGTCAGCATCGGGGTCCGAGCTCGCAGCGCCGCGGATGTCAGCAGGATCGAAATCAGGGTTACGATCGGTCACACACCGTCTTCTACTCGTCATGAGTTTTAAAGCCTCGGCCAGCGGGTGGAAATAAAATTGAACAGTTCGATAAAGGGGTGTCCGGCCAAGCGTATAACGGAGACTGCCACTCTGATTTCCGCTTCAGTGAGGGTTGTGAGGGGACTACATCTCGGGCCTATTCTTGTCGTCGTCATCCAAGATATCTTGATTGAAGTCGGGTGCTGAGGAGAACTGTAAAGACTGTCAGCCCTGTAGGTCCGTATAGAACCGTGTCAGCGGACAAGTGGATCCCGGTGACCGAGGAAACGCGAAAGGAACTCCAGGAATTGAAAGAGCCAGGGCAGACGTACGATGAGTTCTTGCAAGAACTAGTCCAACAGCGACGAAGACGGGATCTGGAACAGCGCTTCCAGGAGCTGGAAGAGGCTGATAGTAACGACCTGATATCACTCTCGGATATTTGAAAGGGTTTGCCAGCACCGGACGCCGGTGTCAACTCCTAATCCGCTGGCAAACAACTCGATGGAGGGGTGTCTCGCTCCACCCATCAGAGCGCAGCCCACATCCTGTAGGAACATTGATTAGATGGGCGTGTGTCAGTTCTGCTGCTCTCCATGAACTACGACATCGACAGCGGGAAACTGCTCTATGCACTCGGTGTGGTGTTTGCCACGGCGGCGTTTCTCTACTTCATTCGGGA is a window of Haloarcula pelagica DNA encoding:
- a CDS encoding DUF7557 family protein is translated as MSADKWIPVTEETRKELQELKEPGQTYDEFLQELVQQRRRRDLEQRFQELEEADSNDLISLSDI